Proteins from one Euwallacea similis isolate ESF13 chromosome 13, ESF131.1, whole genome shotgun sequence genomic window:
- the fat-spondin gene encoding spondin-1, whose protein sequence is MLKCLLFLGFCCCAVLGKCPRVPSIYHSKVDKSRGDHGYRIKINENPEKYTSGKLYTLYLMGPSNLDRQIQHFQRFTINVESSEHPEDISPQKVGSFQLYGDNHTAFNEECVNTISEKSAQPKTEVFFMWASPPPGSGCVTFRAMVLEDEYHWYADDGGLSKTFCERTEKDIKYDENDCCACEEAKYSLTFEGIWSQKTHPKDYPTLLWLTHFSDVIGASHERNFTFWGEGQIATEGFRSLAEWGSVRMMETELRAKAKYLRTIIKAAGLWHPNVNTNTSTNFKVDRRHHLVSLASMFGPSPDWIVGLNGFNLCLKNCSWMPEINIDLFPYDAGTDSGITYMSPNTETNPRERIYRITTTYPEDPRAPFYDPSKKEMAPLARLYLRREKVIPKQCDESFLNAQLDVSENTEDTIRPECAVTNYTSWSDCSVTCGKGLRMRTREYLLPQKAQMFQCNRQLVSKEMCVATVAECDNTRTEDESIEEEVPLETLDPAAGGVCSTSPWGAWSACSESCGMGFKMRSRFFVDNMGMKKCPHITTVEKEKCMGPPCSTKGIEVKDPMCPTTEWSDWSPCSASCGKGVKFRQRLLLVVPELQQKCQSRVELIQQAPCMDTPDCTFDMATAKVICMQSSDQGPCQGYYSRWHFDTDKLTCIQFIYGGCRGNQNNFLTFQECMNTCSVVKDALSGRAPSLAPPSTADSQPRPQSNPNLQHSRLETFQNAVDCMVTPWSPWTACSVTCGQGVEERFRMIKRLPLHGGQACPTNLRKKRRCYGPVACY, encoded by the exons atGTTAAAGTGCCTTTTATTTCTCGGCTTTTGCTGCTGCGCTGTCTTAGGGAAGTGTCCAAGGGTGCCGAGTATCTATCACTCTAAAGTTGACAAATCACGAGGGGACCATGGATATCGCatcaaaatcaatgaaaatcctgaaaaataCACATCTGGGAAATTATATACTC TGTATCTAATGGGACCAAGCAACTTGGACAGACAAATTCAACACTTCCAGCGATTTACTATAAATGTGGAATCAAGCGAACACCCTGAAGATATTTCTCCTCAAAAGGTGGGCAGTTTTCAACTTTATGGGGACAATCACACCGCTTTCAACGAAGAATGCGTGAATACTATTTCTGAGAAAAGTGCCCAACCCAAGACTGAGGTATTTTTCATGTGGGCTTCACCACCTCCTGGGTCTGGCTGTGTGACATTTAG GGCGATGGTCTTGGAAGACGAATACCATTGGTATGCCGATGACGGTGGTTTGAGCAAGACATTCTGCGAACGAACTGAGAAAGACATTAAGTATGATGAAAATGACTGTTGTGCTTGCGAAGAGGCCAAATATAGT cttACCTTCGAAGGGATTTGGTCCCAGAAAACCCACCCCAAAGATTACCCTACCCTGCTCTGGTTAACGCACTTCTCGGACGTGATTGGAGCTTCCCACGAGAGGAATTTCACCTTCTGGGGAGAGGGCCAAATAGCCACTGAAGGCTTTAGAAGTTTGGCGGAATGGGGCTCAGTGAGGATGATGGAAACCGAGCTTAGGGCAAAGGCAAAGTATTTGAGAACCATAATCAAAGCTGCAGGTTTGTGGCATCCTAATGTGAACACCAACACCTCTACCAACTTCAAGGTGGATAGGAGGCATCATTTAGTGTCTCTAGCCTCTATGTTTG GCCCGTCTCCCGACTGGATTGTTGGCCTGAATGGGTTCAATTTGTGCCTCAAAAACTGTTCTTGGATGCCTGAAATTAATATCGATTTGTTCCCTTATGACGCTGGGACTGATAGTGGAATCACCTATATG TCTCCCAATACGGAAACTAATCCCAGGGAGAGAATATATCGCATTACTACCACTTATCCTGAAGACCCCAGGGCTCCATTTTACGACCcctcaaagaaagaaatgGCCCCATTGGCAAGGCTGTACTTAAGAAGGGAGAAAGTTATCCCTAAGCAGTGCGACGAAAGCTTCTTAAATGCCCAGTTGGATGTGAGCGAGAACACCGAAGATACCATTAGAC CTGAGTGTGCGGTAACAAACTACACATCTTGGAGCGATTGCTCAGTAACTTGTGGTAAAGGACTGCGAATGAGAACGCGGGAGTACTTACTCCCCCAAAAAGCGCAAATGTTCCAATGTAACAGACAACTGGTTTCTAAAGAGATGTGTGTGGCTACTGTGGCCGAATGTGATAA CACTAGAACCGAGGATGAATCCATAGAAGAAGAAGTGCCCTTAGAGACTTTGGACCCTGCAGCAGGTGGAGTTTGCTCGACAAGTCCTTGGGGGGCCTGGTCCGCTTGCTCTGAGAGCTGTGGAATGGGGTTCAAAATGAGGAGCAGATTCTTCGTAGATAACATGGGAATGAAGAAATGTCCCCACATTACTACTG TGGAGAAAGAGAAATGTATGGGACCTCCGTGCTCCACTAAAGGCATCGAAGTTAAAGACCCGATGTGCCCCACTACCGAATGGAGTGATTGGAGTCCTTGCAGTGCGTCTTGCGGAAAAGGAGTGAAATTCCGCCAGAGGCTGCTTTTGGTGGTCCCAGAATTGCAGCAAAAGTGCCAGAGCAGGGTTGAACTCATCCAGCAGGCGCCTTGCATGGATACACCTGATTGCACCTTTGATATGGCTACTGCTAAAG TGATTTGTATGCAATCCAGCGACCAAGGACCTTGCCAAGGCTATTACTCAAGATGGCACTTCGACACGGACAAATTAACCTGCATTCAGTTCATCTATGGGGGCTGTAGAGGCAATCAGAACAATTTCCTTACTTTTCAGGAATGCATGAACACTTGTTCTGTAGTCAAAG ATGCTCTTTCCGGGAGAGCTCCCTCGCTTGCTCCACCGTCAACAGCTGACTCCCAGCCTCGCCCTCAAAGTAACCCGAATCTTCAACACTCGAGACTGGAGACCTTTCAAAATGCGGTGGATTGCATGGTGACGCCATGGAGTCCATGGACTGCATGCAGTGTCACTTGCGGTCAGGGTGTTGAGGAGAGGTTTAGGATGATCAAGCGTCTTCCTCTTCATGGAGGGCAAGCTTGCCCTACTAACTTGAGAAAGAAGAGAAGGTGCTATGGGCCTGTTGCTTGTTATTAG